One Phycisphaerae bacterium RAS2 DNA window includes the following coding sequences:
- a CDS encoding alkanesulfonate transporter substrate-binding subunit, translated as MKSLRASVLKSAILWIVLIAILHGWLNLHINPFAAGKADGEKEKFRVGFLPVTCHLTCPVTDFINRQIAGDGIFEPIRFNGWPELKEAFLARYTKATFILAPLAMKLREDGIPIKIVYLGHRDGTSLMVHKDSLIYRFEDLRGKTVAIPNRYSNQRLLILKAMKDRGMAFDEINMVEMPPPDMPVALATKSVDAITAAEPFMAQTELDGYGRTLYATKDIWPNFISCVLAVHEDSIRNEREVIQQLVDGIARSGKWLDQTMDHRMQAAQFVSKHYYNQNPELLGFVLSKPPDRVKYTNLAVRRPDFEEIEELAVASGVLKGQVHFDDYCDGSFIADDATVPPYAFEMAAPVKPGGAP; from the coding sequence ATGAAATCCCTCCGTGCATCAGTTCTGAAGTCCGCGATCCTGTGGATTGTGCTCATCGCCATCCTTCACGGTTGGCTGAATCTGCACATCAATCCGTTTGCCGCGGGCAAGGCTGATGGGGAAAAGGAGAAGTTCCGCGTCGGGTTTCTGCCGGTGACGTGCCATCTGACCTGCCCGGTGACCGATTTCATCAACCGCCAGATCGCCGGCGACGGCATCTTTGAACCGATCCGCTTCAACGGCTGGCCCGAATTGAAAGAGGCGTTCTTGGCGCGCTACACGAAGGCGACGTTTATCCTTGCGCCGCTGGCCATGAAACTTCGCGAGGACGGCATCCCCATCAAGATCGTTTACCTTGGCCACCGTGACGGCACTTCATTGATGGTGCATAAGGACTCGCTCATCTACCGGTTTGAGGATCTGCGAGGCAAGACGGTCGCCATTCCCAATCGCTACTCCAACCAGCGTTTGCTGATCCTCAAGGCGATGAAAGACCGCGGTATGGCGTTTGACGAAATCAACATGGTCGAAATGCCCCCGCCCGACATGCCGGTTGCGCTGGCCACCAAATCCGTCGATGCCATCACGGCCGCCGAACCGTTCATGGCGCAGACCGAACTGGACGGCTACGGCCGCACGCTTTACGCGACCAAGGACATCTGGCCGAACTTCATTTCGTGTGTGCTCGCGGTGCACGAAGACTCGATTCGCAATGAGCGCGAGGTAATCCAGCAGCTTGTCGATGGGATCGCGCGCAGCGGCAAGTGGCTGGACCAGACGATGGATCACCGCATGCAGGCCGCGCAGTTTGTTTCCAAGCACTATTACAACCAGAACCCGGAGCTGCTGGGTTTTGTTCTTAGCAAGCCGCCGGATCGCGTGAAGTATACGAATCTGGCGGTGCGCCGACCTGACTTCGAGGAGATTGAAGAACTGGCGGTTGCGTCAGGCGTCTTGAAGGGGCAAGTTCACTTCGACGACTATTGCGACGGGAGTTTTATCGCCGACGATGCGACCGTGCCGCCGTATGCGTTCGAAATGGCTGCGCCCGTGAAGCCGGGGGGCGCGCCGTGA
- the citZ gene encoding Citrate synthase 2, translating to MADSTSKGGLEGVHAGATSVCEITQTSLRYRGYDISDLAEHSCFDEVAHLLIHGELPNKSQLAAFRQRVQAAMTLPEPAARALADMPKSIPPMDMLRTVTSIIGHFDADAQDHSRDACLRKSERLLGQTAAALGAWSQKTQGVAAIKPDPNASHGANILAMILGKRPSDLAGRVFDGTLILYAEHEFNASTFTARVIASTLSDMHSAVSGAIGALKGPLHGGANEAAMNQFLDIGKKENVQKWFDDLNAHNKAQPNNKRLIMGFGHRVYKNGDHRAGILRGWSMQLTKETGQSHWIDIADALQALMLKEKNIHPNLDYPAAHAYYQMGVPIPLYTPIFVCSRITGWCAHIMEQYANNRIIRPLSEYTGPALRPVPPMDKR from the coding sequence ATGGCGGACAGCACGAGCAAGGGCGGGCTGGAGGGCGTCCACGCGGGCGCGACTTCCGTCTGCGAAATCACCCAAACCAGCCTGCGCTACCGCGGCTACGACATCTCCGATCTCGCCGAACACTCCTGCTTCGACGAAGTCGCGCACCTGCTGATTCATGGCGAACTGCCGAACAAGTCTCAACTCGCCGCGTTTCGACAGCGCGTGCAGGCCGCCATGACGCTGCCCGAGCCGGCCGCCCGCGCCCTCGCCGACATGCCCAAATCCATTCCGCCGATGGACATGCTTCGCACCGTGACCTCCATCATCGGCCACTTCGACGCCGACGCACAAGATCATTCGCGCGACGCCTGTCTGCGCAAGAGTGAACGCCTGCTCGGCCAGACCGCCGCCGCACTCGGCGCCTGGTCGCAGAAGACCCAGGGCGTCGCCGCCATCAAGCCCGACCCCAACGCCTCGCACGGCGCGAACATCCTCGCCATGATCCTCGGCAAGCGCCCCAGCGACCTCGCCGGCCGCGTTTTCGACGGCACGCTCATCCTCTACGCCGAGCACGAGTTCAACGCCTCGACGTTCACCGCACGGGTCATCGCCTCGACGCTGTCCGACATGCACTCGGCCGTCAGCGGCGCGATCGGCGCGCTGAAGGGCCCACTGCACGGCGGCGCGAACGAAGCCGCCATGAACCAGTTCCTCGACATCGGCAAGAAAGAAAACGTTCAGAAGTGGTTCGACGACCTGAACGCACACAACAAGGCACAGCCCAACAACAAACGCCTCATCATGGGATTCGGTCATCGCGTCTATAAGAACGGCGACCACCGCGCCGGCATCCTTCGCGGCTGGTCGATGCAGCTCACCAAAGAAACCGGTCAGAGCCACTGGATCGACATCGCCGACGCGCTGCAGGCCCTGATGCTCAAGGAAAAGAACATCCACCCGAATCTCGATTACCCCGCGGCGCATGCCTATTACCAGATGGGCGTGCCGATCCCGCTGTACACGCCGATCTTCGTGTGCAGCCGCATCACCGGCTGGTGCGCCCACATCATGGAGCAGTACGCGAACAATCGCATCATCCGCCCGTTGAGCGAATACACCGGCCCGGCGCTGCGCCCCGTCCCGCCGATGGACAAACGATGA
- the gltP gene encoding Proton glutamate symport protein, which yields MRLKLHHWILISMVLAGAAGLAVNEWAPRAADGGPNARVAWFVHWVAEPAGQIFLRLIYMIAVPLVFCALVLGVAGMGDLRKLGRVGFKSFLFTIVLSGISVAVGLGLVTSLKPGAGLSPEKRAALLERYTSDTTKTLANAQAAKTPRDALLDIIPKNPIQEMVGAMDGSSPGGGMLAVMFFSLIVGVAITLAPEKTAPLVSLLEATYEAVMQIINMAMRLAPFGVAGLVFALTAMLGLEILHTLGWFVVAVMSGLGFQMLVVYSLLILVVTRTSPFKFFARISEVMLTAFATSSSSATLPTALRVTEKNLGVRRDITSFVLTVGSTANQNGTALYEGVTILFIAQVFGVHLEFQQQIVVILMAILAGIGTAGIPGGSLPMIVVVLNSVGVPGEGIGIILGIDRVLDMCRTVVNVAGDIAIAKCVDTTEPAAPAHPPPA from the coding sequence ATGCGCCTGAAACTGCACCATTGGATTCTCATATCGATGGTGCTCGCCGGCGCGGCCGGGCTGGCCGTGAACGAATGGGCGCCGCGCGCCGCCGACGGCGGGCCGAACGCCCGCGTCGCGTGGTTCGTCCACTGGGTCGCCGAGCCCGCAGGGCAGATCTTCCTGCGACTTATTTACATGATCGCTGTGCCGCTGGTCTTCTGCGCCTTGGTGCTGGGCGTGGCCGGCATGGGCGATTTGCGCAAGCTCGGCCGCGTGGGGTTCAAGTCGTTCCTGTTCACCATCGTGTTGTCGGGCATTTCGGTCGCCGTCGGACTGGGACTGGTCACGTCGCTCAAACCCGGCGCGGGCCTTTCGCCGGAGAAGCGCGCCGCCCTGCTGGAGCGTTACACGAGTGACACAACGAAGACACTCGCCAACGCCCAGGCCGCCAAGACCCCGCGCGACGCCCTGCTCGACATCATCCCCAAGAACCCGATCCAGGAAATGGTCGGCGCGATGGACGGCTCCAGCCCCGGCGGCGGCATGCTCGCCGTCATGTTCTTCTCGCTCATCGTCGGCGTCGCCATCACGCTCGCCCCGGAGAAAACCGCACCGCTCGTCTCGCTGTTGGAAGCCACCTACGAAGCCGTCATGCAGATCATCAACATGGCCATGCGGCTCGCGCCCTTCGGCGTCGCCGGGCTGGTCTTCGCCCTCACCGCCATGCTGGGGTTGGAGATCCTTCACACGCTCGGCTGGTTCGTCGTCGCCGTCATGAGCGGGCTGGGCTTTCAGATGCTTGTCGTCTATTCGCTCCTCATTCTCGTCGTGACGCGAACCAGCCCGTTCAAGTTCTTCGCGCGAATCAGCGAGGTCATGCTCACCGCCTTCGCCACGAGCAGCAGCAGCGCCACGCTCCCAACGGCCCTGCGCGTCACCGAGAAAAACCTCGGCGTCCGCCGCGACATCACCAGCTTCGTCCTCACCGTCGGCTCCACCGCCAACCAGAACGGCACGGCGCTCTACGAAGGCGTTACGATCCTCTTCATCGCCCAGGTCTTCGGAGTCCACCTCGAGTTTCAGCAACAAATCGTCGTCATCCTCATGGCCATCCTCGCCGGCATCGGCACCGCCGGCATCCCCGGCGGCAGCCTGCCCATGATCGTCGTTGTGCTCAACTCCGTCGGCGTCCCCGGCGAGGGCATCGGCATCATCCTCGGCATCGACCGCGTGCTCGACATGTGCCGGACCGTCGTCAACGTCGCCGGCGACATCGCCATCGCCAAGTGCGTCGACACGACCGAGCCGGCCGCGCCCGCTCATCCTCCGCCCGCCTGA
- the namA gene encoding NADPH dehydrogenase, which translates to MASMFDPFTLKDAAMRNRIAVSPMCQYMSQDGAATDWHRVHYESLARGGAGMVTVEATAVSPEGRITWADAGLWNDEQAAALEPIVRAMKHWGTVPAIQIAHAGRKASANRPWEGDDHIAEGQPNSWTPIAPSPLAFGANLPRVPSEMTPADIARVQADTVRAAERARDLGFEWLMLHFAHGYLAQNFWSPYSNARKDQYGGSAENRGRFLLETLAAVRRVWPERWPLSARLGVVEFDGNDEQMLAESIALLKRMKQEGLDAVDVSIGFNTPQVKIPWGANLLGDVAARVLRETGLPGTTSWYIDGPAGADKLIREGKLDYVSMARPFLADPHWPYRAAKELGVPDAAKRTLPDPYAHWLARYR; encoded by the coding sequence ATGGCGAGCATGTTCGATCCGTTCACTCTGAAAGACGCGGCGATGCGCAACCGAATCGCGGTGTCGCCGATGTGTCAGTACATGTCGCAGGATGGCGCGGCGACCGACTGGCACCGCGTTCACTACGAATCGCTCGCTCGCGGCGGGGCCGGGATGGTCACGGTCGAGGCGACGGCCGTGTCGCCCGAGGGGCGGATCACCTGGGCCGATGCCGGACTGTGGAACGACGAGCAGGCGGCGGCGCTGGAGCCGATCGTCCGTGCGATGAAGCATTGGGGAACCGTACCCGCCATTCAAATCGCGCACGCCGGTCGCAAGGCGTCGGCGAATCGGCCGTGGGAGGGCGACGATCACATCGCCGAGGGCCAGCCCAACTCGTGGACACCGATCGCGCCATCGCCGCTGGCGTTCGGGGCGAACCTTCCGCGCGTGCCGAGTGAGATGACGCCTGCGGACATTGCCCGCGTGCAGGCGGACACGGTGCGCGCGGCCGAGCGGGCGCGCGACCTCGGCTTCGAGTGGCTCATGCTGCATTTCGCGCATGGCTATCTCGCGCAGAACTTCTGGTCTCCCTATTCCAACGCACGGAAGGATCAGTACGGCGGCAGCGCCGAGAATCGCGGACGGTTTTTGCTTGAAACGCTGGCGGCCGTGCGGCGCGTGTGGCCCGAGCGTTGGCCGTTGTCGGCGCGCCTGGGTGTCGTCGAGTTCGACGGCAACGATGAGCAGATGCTGGCCGAGTCCATCGCGTTGCTGAAGCGGATGAAGCAGGAGGGGCTGGACGCGGTGGACGTTTCCATCGGGTTCAACACGCCGCAGGTGAAGATTCCGTGGGGGGCGAATCTCCTTGGCGATGTTGCGGCGCGGGTGTTGCGCGAGACGGGGTTGCCCGGCACGACGAGCTGGTACATCGATGGGCCGGCCGGGGCGGACAAACTCATTCGCGAGGGCAAGCTCGATTACGTGTCCATGGCGCGACCGTTCCTCGCCGATCCGCACTGGCCCTATCGCGCAGCGAAGGAGCTTGGCGTGCCGGATGCGGCGAAGAGGACGCTGCCCGATCCGTATGCGCATTGGCTCGCGCGGTATCGTTGA
- the cmpB gene encoding Bicarbonate transport system permease protein CmpB, which yields MTRESGRAGAVILPLCVAGVMLLAWHGAVRWTGSDLFPTPMEVLRGMVELARPTPAVPSETPWYRVPFAYLENSRLVRYTVASLFRVTVGFGLAVVLGIPFGLLLGWSARLFRAFNPIIQVLRPISPIAWIPVAILWFGVDDKSPVFLIFLASVFPITVAAMAAVQNMQLVYVRAARNFGLSRRQLFTRVIFPACLPQILTGVRIALGVAWLVVVAAEMIAVNSGLGFLIIDARNAGKRYDLVVAGMVMIGLIGLVLDLLMRRLERFDEVRWGYAVQ from the coding sequence GTGACGCGAGAATCCGGGCGAGCGGGCGCGGTGATCTTGCCTCTGTGTGTGGCCGGTGTGATGCTGCTCGCGTGGCACGGGGCCGTGCGGTGGACCGGAAGCGATCTGTTTCCCACGCCAATGGAGGTGCTTCGCGGCATGGTCGAACTGGCACGACCGACGCCGGCGGTTCCTTCAGAGACACCCTGGTATCGTGTGCCGTTTGCGTACCTGGAGAATTCGCGGCTGGTGCGCTACACCGTCGCGTCGTTGTTTCGCGTGACGGTCGGCTTCGGGCTGGCCGTCGTGCTGGGTATACCGTTCGGGCTGCTGCTAGGCTGGTCGGCGCGGTTGTTTCGCGCGTTCAATCCGATCATTCAGGTGCTGCGGCCCATCTCGCCGATCGCGTGGATTCCCGTGGCGATTCTGTGGTTCGGTGTGGACGACAAGTCGCCGGTCTTTTTGATCTTTCTCGCGAGCGTGTTTCCGATCACCGTGGCGGCGATGGCGGCCGTGCAAAACATGCAGCTTGTTTACGTTCGCGCGGCGCGGAACTTCGGCTTGAGCAGGCGGCAGTTGTTCACGCGCGTGATTTTTCCTGCGTGCCTGCCGCAGATTCTCACCGGCGTGCGCATCGCACTGGGCGTCGCGTGGCTGGTCGTCGTCGCGGCCGAGATGATCGCCGTCAACAGCGGCCTGGGCTTTCTCATCATCGACGCGCGCAACGCCGGTAAGCGCTACGACCTCGTCGTCGCCGGAATGGTCATGATCGGCCTGATCGGTCTTGTGCTGGACCTGTTGATGCGCCGGCTGGAGCGATTTGACGAAGTTCGCTGGGGGTACGCGGTGCAATGA
- the cmpD gene encoding Bicarbonate transport ATP-binding protein CmpD: MNAAVDVHELSMAYRGRAPGEQVDALREVSLSVREGEFVCIVGPSGCGKSTLLNIIAGFLGATAGRVMVEGRPVTGPDPRRIFLFQENGVFPWLSVRDNVGFGLLRAAAREREATAQHYIDMVGLTGFESAYPHELSGGMRQRVEIARALAAGPDILYMDEPFGALDFLTRMKMRSDLIRIWQAERKTILFVTHDIEESVQLADRVLVMSPRPGTICAEVRIDLPRPRDLDAPRYLALRDEVFHAMGMTLKVGGE; this comes from the coding sequence ATGAATGCCGCAGTGGACGTGCACGAGTTAAGCATGGCGTATCGCGGTCGCGCACCCGGCGAGCAGGTCGATGCGCTGCGCGAGGTGTCGCTTTCCGTGCGCGAGGGGGAGTTCGTCTGCATCGTCGGGCCGTCGGGCTGCGGCAAGTCGACGCTGCTGAACATCATCGCCGGGTTTCTCGGCGCGACGGCCGGTCGAGTGATGGTTGAAGGTCGCCCGGTGACGGGGCCGGACCCGCGGCGGATTTTTCTGTTTCAGGAGAACGGCGTCTTCCCGTGGTTGAGCGTGCGCGACAACGTCGGGTTCGGCTTATTGCGAGCCGCGGCGCGCGAGCGCGAGGCGACCGCGCAGCATTACATCGACATGGTCGGATTGACCGGGTTCGAGTCGGCCTATCCGCACGAGTTGTCGGGCGGCATGCGACAGCGCGTGGAGATCGCGCGGGCCTTGGCGGCCGGGCCGGACATCCTCTACATGGACGAGCCGTTTGGCGCGCTGGATTTCCTGACGCGCATGAAAATGCGATCCGATCTCATTCGCATCTGGCAGGCCGAGCGCAAGACGATCCTTTTCGTGACGCACGACATCGAGGAATCGGTGCAACTGGCTGACCGCGTGCTCGTGATGAGTCCGCGACCGGGGACGATCTGCGCCGAAGTGCGGATCGACCTTCCTCGGCCGCGCGACCTGGACGCGCCACGGTATCTTGCACTGCGCGACGAGGTGTTCCACGCCATGGGCATGACGTTGAAGGTCGGCGGGGAGTAA
- a CDS encoding Glyoxalase-like domain protein, with translation MTTTPADTVYEVIPMVHVADVEASIAFYALLGFSVRDKVQHAGKTQWAWITSGRGHLMLTAASGPVDPRQQAVLFYLYCENIAMMRAHLLANGLADGGAFGHCEEGREPSTDEAARRSGCRTVFEISHPFYMPEGELRVHDPDGYCLLIGQCAIQT, from the coding sequence ATGACCACGACCCCCGCCGACACCGTCTACGAAGTCATCCCCATGGTTCACGTCGCCGACGTGGAGGCGTCGATCGCGTTCTACGCGCTGCTTGGCTTCAGCGTGCGCGACAAAGTGCAACACGCGGGAAAGACTCAGTGGGCCTGGATTACCAGCGGCCGCGGGCATCTGATGCTCACCGCCGCAAGCGGGCCGGTCGATCCGCGTCAGCAGGCGGTGTTGTTCTATCTCTACTGCGAGAACATCGCCATGATGCGGGCGCACCTGCTCGCCAACGGGCTGGCCGATGGCGGCGCGTTTGGGCATTGCGAAGAAGGTCGTGAGCCAAGCACCGATGAGGCCGCGCGGCGGTCCGGCTGCCGCACCGTGTTTGAGATTTCCCACCCGTTCTACATGCCCGAGGGCGAGCTGCGCGTCCACGACCCCGACGGCTACTGCCTGTTGATCGGCCAGTGCGCGATTCAGACGTAG
- a CDS encoding Glyoxalase-like domain protein, protein MQLGNFSVSLAVKDLAVSRAFYEKLGFKVVAGDAKHNYLILQNETATIGIFQGMFDKNILTFNPGWDRTCATLPKFDDVRDIQKTLKVRGLTPSPAADEASTGPASFMVQDPDGNTILLDQHVPKSGN, encoded by the coding sequence ATGCAGCTTGGCAATTTCTCGGTCAGTCTGGCGGTGAAGGATCTCGCCGTGTCGCGCGCGTTTTATGAGAAGCTCGGCTTCAAGGTCGTCGCCGGCGATGCGAAGCACAACTACCTCATCCTTCAGAACGAGACCGCCACGATCGGCATCTTTCAAGGAATGTTCGACAAGAACATCCTCACGTTCAATCCCGGTTGGGATCGCACCTGCGCCACGTTGCCGAAGTTCGACGACGTTCGTGACATCCAGAAGACACTCAAGGTCCGCGGGCTGACGCCCAGCCCCGCCGCCGACGAGGCCTCGACCGGCCCGGCGAGCTTCATGGTGCAGGACCCGGACGGGAATACGATCCTGCTGGATCAGCACGTGCCGAAGTCGGGGAATTAG
- a CDS encoding Glyoxalase-like domain protein has protein sequence MASNRIVHFEIPADQPGQLTKFYGELFGWKFTKAPFDGPEYWLADTGSDQPGINGAVMQRMHPQHPWMNYVEVESIDAAIAKATKLGAEVALPRTPVPGVGAYAAIKDPQGNICGLWEQGGQ, from the coding sequence ATGGCATCCAATCGCATCGTTCACTTCGAAATCCCCGCGGACCAGCCGGGGCAGTTGACAAAATTCTACGGCGAGCTGTTCGGCTGGAAGTTCACCAAGGCCCCGTTTGACGGACCGGAGTACTGGCTGGCCGACACCGGCTCGGATCAGCCCGGCATCAACGGCGCGGTCATGCAGCGCATGCATCCGCAGCATCCGTGGATGAATTACGTCGAGGTGGAGAGCATCGACGCCGCCATCGCGAAGGCGACGAAGCTCGGGGCCGAGGTCGCCCTGCCTCGCACGCCCGTGCCCGGCGTCGGCGCGTACGCGGCGATCAAAGACCCGCAGGGCAATATCTGCGGTCTGTGGGAACAGGGCGGGCAGTAG
- a CDS encoding Two component regulator propeller encodes MKKSRSVFTSCSHRLGVPCLLLAGFLASALAGCAAAGEQTIAPARGEIVSDIGDSCWYVFQDKDDNYWFGSDGNGVCRYDGKTLTRYTTKDGLAHDHVRGIQQHGPTGDILITTNAGVSRFDGRRLLTLPIKEMKRAAPPSEGWELNRDDVWMTGAGGPRRYDGKTLYQLKFPQSPLEESLTARIPHKDNWSPYDVWTVYADRKGHKWFGTGMFGISRFDGKHIDWMFEPHLTEVPGAGWFGFRSIIEDRDGAFWFCNTQFRFHVQPHGVAGQEAGLLKYVRTPGVDSAVIPPGESPIYYQGVVSDQAGDLWMATYGFGVWRCDGKKMTHYPIMDGNNVVKLISIFKDNQGGLWLGTHEHGAYRFNGKTFERFRI; translated from the coding sequence ATGAAAAAATCGCGGTCGGTCTTCACATCTTGCTCGCATCGGCTCGGCGTGCCCTGCCTCTTGCTGGCGGGCTTTCTTGCTTCGGCGCTCGCGGGTTGCGCCGCCGCGGGCGAACAAACGATCGCACCAGCCCGGGGGGAGATCGTTTCAGACATCGGCGATAGCTGCTGGTATGTCTTCCAGGACAAGGACGACAACTACTGGTTCGGCAGCGATGGCAACGGTGTGTGCCGTTACGACGGCAAGACACTGACTCGTTATACAACAAAGGACGGACTCGCCCACGATCATGTGCGCGGCATTCAACAGCACGGACCGACGGGTGACATCCTCATCACCACGAACGCAGGTGTCAGCAGGTTCGATGGCCGGCGGTTGTTGACGCTGCCGATCAAGGAGATGAAGCGGGCTGCGCCGCCGAGCGAAGGTTGGGAGCTCAATCGGGATGACGTATGGATGACAGGCGCGGGCGGGCCTCGTCGCTACGACGGCAAGACGCTGTACCAGTTGAAGTTTCCACAAAGCCCGCTCGAAGAATCGCTCACCGCGCGGATTCCGCATAAAGACAATTGGAGTCCTTATGACGTTTGGACCGTCTATGCCGATCGCAAAGGTCACAAATGGTTCGGCACGGGGATGTTCGGCATCAGTCGTTTCGATGGCAAACACATCGACTGGATGTTTGAACCGCATCTGACGGAAGTCCCCGGCGCCGGCTGGTTCGGCTTTCGCTCGATCATTGAGGATCGAGATGGGGCATTCTGGTTCTGCAATACGCAGTTTCGGTTTCACGTTCAACCGCACGGTGTTGCCGGGCAGGAGGCCGGTCTACTCAAGTATGTGCGTACACCGGGAGTGGACTCTGCGGTGATTCCACCGGGCGAAAGCCCAATCTATTACCAGGGCGTTGTTTCCGATCAAGCCGGCGACTTGTGGATGGCGACCTACGGGTTTGGTGTGTGGCGATGCGACGGCAAGAAGATGACACACTATCCGATCATGGATGGCAACAACGTTGTCAAGCTGATCTCCATCTTCAAGGACAATCAGGGCGGCTTGTGGCTCGGCACGCACGAACACGGCGCGTACCGATTCAACGGCAAGACGTTTGAGCGGTTCAGGATTTGA
- a CDS encoding Mannosyltransferase (PIG-V) gives MGQRSELRPVRISRQAKLLLATLVAIKILIAVGGVFFARHGQLSRRDYEHNYHHHRLIDRYANPANINFVELWVTSDAQWYLAIAEDGYPTREQLNNRGQSRGPKLIANTDTRLKYAFFPLWPITIRAAQSVIRDWNAAAYFAANLISVAALMLLYRLLAQKMSQQAAIWSVVLLATWPFAMFLHVPFTESLFLFLSVLTFHACAKRRWWLAAIWVGLGLVTRPNGLALAIVPPLALAVDLCRDRAQPWRRVGSLLFGAMLAAIPLGLFLWHNAVRTGDAFYFSRVIEWWGYNGGGHLQNLYKNTYGKLLEFPTLPGHGFHRSKIDFLVLVLAGLLLALGVRRLSPTEWAYSAAIIVIPLLTKNDLMSFSRYALMAWPLVTVPVGLIRPALRSWTFAVMAVVFFALQLWCVHEFVNWHWVA, from the coding sequence ATGGGCCAGAGAAGCGAGCTACGTCCCGTTAGAATTTCCCGACAAGCAAAACTCCTCCTTGCCACCCTTGTGGCGATCAAGATCCTGATCGCGGTTGGTGGGGTCTTTTTCGCCCGGCATGGCCAACTCAGCCGGCGCGACTATGAACATAACTACCATCATCACCGTCTGATCGACAGGTACGCCAACCCTGCGAATATCAACTTCGTCGAACTTTGGGTGACATCCGACGCCCAGTGGTACCTCGCCATCGCTGAAGACGGCTACCCGACACGCGAACAACTCAATAACCGCGGACAAAGTCGCGGGCCAAAACTGATTGCGAACACCGATACGAGGCTGAAGTACGCGTTCTTCCCCTTATGGCCCATCACCATACGCGCCGCCCAGTCGGTGATCCGCGACTGGAACGCGGCCGCGTACTTCGCCGCCAACCTGATCAGTGTGGCGGCGCTCATGCTCCTCTACCGATTGCTTGCACAGAAAATGTCCCAGCAGGCGGCAATCTGGAGCGTTGTGCTTTTGGCCACCTGGCCGTTCGCGATGTTTCTTCACGTGCCATTCACCGAAAGCCTGTTCCTGTTCCTGAGCGTTCTCACTTTCCATGCCTGCGCGAAGCGACGCTGGTGGCTGGCCGCGATTTGGGTCGGACTTGGGTTGGTTACGCGGCCCAATGGGCTGGCGCTGGCGATTGTCCCGCCGCTGGCCCTGGCGGTGGACCTTTGCCGCGACCGGGCGCAACCTTGGCGCCGCGTCGGGAGCTTACTGTTTGGCGCGATGCTGGCAGCGATTCCGCTGGGCTTATTCCTATGGCATAACGCGGTGCGGACCGGCGACGCCTTTTACTTTTCTCGCGTGATCGAGTGGTGGGGCTACAATGGGGGCGGGCACTTGCAAAACCTGTACAAGAACACCTACGGGAAGTTGCTGGAGTTTCCGACGCTTCCGGGTCATGGGTTTCACCGTTCGAAGATAGACTTTCTCGTGCTGGTCTTGGCCGGGCTTCTGCTTGCCTTGGGTGTCCGGCGGTTGTCACCCACGGAATGGGCTTACTCCGCCGCCATCATCGTCATTCCACTACTCACGAAGAACGATCTGATGTCCTTCTCGCGTTACGCCCTCATGGCTTGGCCGCTGGTCACCGTGCCTGTTGGGCTGATTCGTCCGGCGCTGCGGTCCTGGACCTTCGCCGTGATGGCCGTGGTGTTCTTCGCGTTGCAGCTCTGGTGCGTGCATGAATTCGTGAATTGGCATTGGGTCGCATAG